TTCGTACGCAGATCGGTCTCGGCGCCATAGCCGGCGTCCATCAGGACTACGCCGCGCGCAAGGCCAGCCTCACATGCCCAGCGCAGTTGCTCGAGCGCGATCTCCGGCTTGGTCTTGAAGCTGATCCCTTCAGGCACACCCTGTGCTTGCTCAAAACTCCGGAAGGTCGAGAAAGCCTAGAGATTTTCGTGCCACCGCCATACTGTCGTGGGCATGGTCACAATTCTTTCCGCGCTCGTTTCCCTGCTCTCGTTCCGTATTCGCTGCCGCGCCTCACTGGAGCTTGAGCTCGTCGCACTTCGGCACCAAGTCGCCGTCCTGCGGCGGCAACGCCCTGGTCAGCTTCGGCTCTTCTCAACCGACCGGCTCCTCTGGGTGTGGCTGTACCGAGTTTGGCCGCAGGTCCTCAACGCCATGGTGCTGGTCAAACCAGCAACCGTGGTGCAGTGGCATCGCAAAGGCTTCCGGCTCTACTGGCGGTGGCGATCACGCCGTCTGGGGCGACCCAAGATGAGCGCCGAGATCCGTGATCTGATCCGCCGCATGAGCCTGGGCAACCCGCTCTGGGGCGCGCCCCGAATCCACGGCGAACTGCTCAAGCTCGGCATCGAAGTCAGCCAAGCCACGGTCGGCAGATACATGCCGTGGCGGCCCAAAGTCCCCTCCCCGACCTGGAGTAGCTTTCTCCATAACCACCTGACCGACATTGTGGCGATCGACATGTTCGTTGTCGCAACCTCAACATTCCAGCTTCTCTATGCCTTGATCGTCCTCGGCCATGACCGAAGAAAGGTTATTCACGTCGCGGTTACCCATAATCCCACCCAAGTCTGGCTCGCGCACCAAATGACAGAGGCCTTTCCCTGGGACACCGCGCCCCGCTATCTGCTGCGGGACCGGGACGCACCATATGGCCCGGTCTTTCGCGATCGAGTTCGGGTGATGGGCATCAAAGAGGTTGTTACCGCG
The sequence above is drawn from the Candidatus Binatia bacterium genome and encodes:
- a CDS encoding integrase core domain-containing protein; its protein translation is MVLVKPATVVQWHRKGFRLYWRWRSRRLGRPKMSAEIRDLIRRMSLGNPLWGAPRIHGELLKLGIEVSQATVGRYMPWRPKVPSPTWSSFLHNHLTDIVAIDMFVVATSTFQLLYALIVLGHDRRKVIHVAVTHNPTQVWLAHQMTEAFPWDTAPRYLLRDRDAPYGPVFRDRVRVMGIKEVVTAPRSPWQNAYVERLIGSIRRECLDHIIIFNEHHLRRVLSSYFQYHHQTRTHLSLDKDCPETRPIHPPTAGKIIAFPEVGGLHHRYERRAA